Below is a genomic region from Raphanus sativus cultivar WK10039 chromosome 4, ASM80110v3, whole genome shotgun sequence.
CTTCCGAGCAACTCCCGTTGCGAATGTGGTTTGTCTCGACTCTGTGGAGTGATTTCTATAAAATCACTCGAAACTTAAAACGATTAACGAAGACTAAACAAAGCCAAAACGAGAGATCATATCCCTCATTGCTAAGACGTTTTCTGACACCTAAGATTTCGCTCGTTGCGGACTCTCGACATTTGTCTACTAATCTTACTTTCGGAAAACTACTCAAAACTCATTTGGATCAATCCCACGGAAACGAGAAAGTTTATGATTAAGATTAGTCACCAAAATTACACCTCACTGCAGCTAGGGATTCcgatattaaaatttgataactTTTACGAAACACCTTTCGTAAGACAAAACTCGACAAATATTTCACGAGAAAGATTTTGTacaattaaactcgacaacaattTTACGAAACGACTTCTGTAAAATTAACTCGGCAGCagttgtgaaataactctcgaaAAATAAAAGCTCGACAGCGCTTTAGGAAACAGTTTTCGTAAGATCAAGCTCGgccatattttacgaaacatcattcataAAGCCAAACAATATTGTATCTGGAACATAACCAGTTCGCTCGCAGCCTGACGAACTGAGAGCCTCACTCGAGTGACGCCTTGTCCATTGACCCGTCTTTCCAAAACGCCCCTCTTTGTctgcttctcctccctttggttCAACAATTTCGTAAAATTCCTTCGATGCATAAAACACAATGGGATTTTACCAAATTCTGCCACGTTGAGTCGAAAGCATCTATTCATAACGTTGACAGACTTTTCAACAATATACAAAGCGCACCTGGTCAATTTGGTAAAACCAGAGATACGAAGAAACGAGGACGAACTTGGACATTGATAACCCTTCCTCATTCTGATATTCCCGAAAACCAATTCATATGAAATTCGGTAACTTACTTTTCGAAGTCCTTTGACGTTAAATCGAAAGTGGCCATTCCTAAACGCATAATAAACTTCCAATAAAgtcagaagaaaagaggagaaaaagaaggaagaaggggcAATCTCGAATCATCAATGGGACTAAGGTACATCCGACTAAAAATTCcgtcaaggttttaattttttggtaggAAATGAACGAAACGTCTTGAAAACTGCCGtagaatttagggaacttagaacataagtggatagtctagcaagctaagtcttaggcaaaTTTTCCAGTCTTGTTTCATTGTTCCTTGACTTTCCAGGCATAACTTGCAAACCGATCTAGTCTTTCGAAAAACTGAGAAACGATCGCCACGCATTCTAAGGCACACTCGTCCTGcttcctaaagaaagaaaaaccttCGAAAGAACGGTTAACCCGttttctttcgtaaaataaaataatggatCCAATGGATATCAGTCGTAGATAATTTTTGCCCCATAAGGTTGTCGATTCCTGCTTTTACTACCCTCGGCTACGTCCATGCAGGAAATGACCCTACAACCGAATCCGCACATATTCTACGACGATCCTTTACCAACAACTTCCCTGGCTATACGGCTGCACCTAGCCTCCATGCCAATCCAAAACTACTGAGCGATCACCGCTCCAACCGCTTAAACGGCTAACGGCTAATCGACAATCCACGAGTTGTCGCGAAACGCCAAGTgactattatgcaagcagtttgtcatATAACCCAGAATCAGAAATCATACGATGAACTCTTCGTAACGAAACTCAATCGTAACAACCATATGGTTAACGAATGAtgtaaacttatcatcaatagattaagttctatacgccccataaaacgcggcataaaaagaaacactcgtaaCAAAGCTCCTAGAGCTATACAAGTCattcttaaaaattcaaaaaaagttccggaaggccaacacttcacgaaacacagtgaagttagacgcttaTCCCTGGTAAATTTACACGACCCTTCGGTCCAAAATCCTCAAAACAATTCGCAAACTACTATACGGCTacgacaacggatccagtatccacaaaacgattatcacatccggatacatgtctctcatcgcttacacctaaaaatGCTTgttaaaaagtagcatacgaaCCAAGCGAGAAAATCAaaatccgaagtgactactcggattctaccCTTtgcacttgacgaaagtataaatcaaatcataagcgaaaacccataaaccttcttatggcataagaaaaataaagtcgCAGAATTACGAGACGTCGCTTCATGCTCGAATAAACattttttgaccaaaatttcatatgccttctaaacggcatcatatcgttgttgctgatcacaacaaacgaactctaacgtcctaaacagacaagccacctaagggtaggctctcttacatccgaccaggataccatagcgcaCTATACAAGAAAACTGAAATTTCGTTTGAGtgcttcgtaaaggaagtagctccgactcgtacccagacaaatcataataAGCTGataacacttcgcggattttaaaacggtacgagtcaggttaaaatcgcaaacatgcaaaacgaaagccgatttgtcatcgcaaagcctcagtccgaaagtaaacctaggtctgtcctaaacccagccttgctggtacttaacatctcacagacatagtatcaacacccgatacgagatcccaaaacttgtctcttcacttaagtctATCCGTTTCACGAACCTTCGCGTAAATCAGTAAACCGCGAAAAATCTCGCTTCGTACAATCgatggatacggtgatcatcggagaggcaggaatgagacgaaaactcaccctgtccctctaacttcgataaacgGAAGTTCTCTCGATTTATAAAAACCACGATTTTATAGGTttgagcaaaatattttttacaggcCAAACTTGGCCAAAATAAACAGCTTCCGAGGCTACTCTTGCGGCCGACAAAGGTCCAATACGAAATAACATCGACATCAACATGCTCGAAATAACTAGATGATAAAGTCTCACTGGAAAACAGGTCATAAGAATCTTAACTCCAAGacgaactacgaatggcttgatcccTTTTGACAAAGGGTATGTAGGTAACTTTCATCAAGCGCAGCCCCAATCTTATAAGATTCCACTCTTCTTAGAATGAACGTACAACTTTCAACGGACATTTTTAACCGTTAATTCCGCCTAACTTGACTAACTTGTCTTATCGCACGCTAGAACCTCACATCTACGATCCACGGTTCTAACGGGCTGGGGGACtaattgttggggtcaaaaacggtcacaacAAAATTAACGTTCGGAAATATTcctcgaaaaagataattcccgtaaaaattacttaaactaatttttacgataaaattcttgaattgatttgtccgcagcgtcgaaacaagctccaatggttcgtattgacgacgaagttagtatcaaatcaTTCGTAAAAATTGTCGAGGGTGTCTTTGCGAAAGGTATCCAAGCATTCAAATCTCTACGAAGAAATTTTCGACAAGATCATGTTCTTGTCGTAAAACTGAAGCTTGAATACTCGGACAACGGGTTCTCGAAACAAAGACTTCAATCCGTGGAACAAGCTCGCTCAATACGAAGCTCGCTCAATACCGAGAGCTTGctcaatacaagctcactcgctacaagctcactcgctacaagctcactcgctacaagctcaatcgctacaagctcactcgctcactcgctacaagctcactcgctatagggagtgagctacagaaaagctgggtcgctattgggagtgagctacggaaaagctgggtcgctatagggagtgagctacaggaaaagctcggtcgctatagggaatgagctacaggaaaagctcggtcgctatagggagtgagctacggaaaagctgggtcgctatagggagtgagctacggaaaagctgggtcgctatagggagtgagttACGGAAAAtctgggtcgctatagggagtgagctacaggaaaagctcagtcgctatagcgaccgagctcagacacaagctcggtcgctataacGACTGAGCAAGAGAACAGGctcagtcgctatagcgacgAGCTCACCAGAcccgtctcggcgagggcttctatttgatatcttgatcgttttctgggtcctcacggtttgagataacggcctctttgaagttccaaggcagattccttaaaatcttgttttaagacaacgattctttaaaacaacgacttcttaatcaacgatttaggaaatcaacgatttcttaaaacaacgatttcttaatcaacgacttaagaaaccaacgacttaagaaatcaacgatttcttaatcaacgacttataaaattaacgatttcttaatcaacgacttaggAAATCAActatttcttaatcaacgacttaagaaatcaacgatttatgaaagtaatgatttcttaaatcaacggaACAATATTATCAaaggtccaaacatccgcaaacaaacaTCCTAAGAGCATCGTAGCTTCGCAATGGTTTCGGACGCTTGGACAACGGATCTCAGTCCACGGCACAAACCCGATCGCAATGGCGATCGGGTCATGaacaagagctcggttgctatagggaacggatcacgagaccacgctcggttgctatagcgaccgagcttcggatatatctcggtcgctatagcgaccgagctacgGAAAAAGtctggtcgctatagcgatctaGAATTCGTACATCGACTATTTTCCGAAACGTctgaagtcttccgaaacgacgatacgacgtaaaactatgcattctcgactaacCGTATATCTATTCTTCGCAACCCACgactaaccatttcttgatctctcgatcaaatggaatcgtccgttcggtttacaataaaaccgcggaaacttaaccttatcggaaaaatcgtaaaaaacgtCTCGAATTaaaaagacggcccaaagggtcctaaactggattcgaggcccacttacgattttttaaaaacccataaaccttatgacggtttatgcttggaggataagcatcagtttccgcggataaatggaaactttccgcagataatcatgaagatcggaaaaaatagaatattctcatttttcgactatgacggcttaagggcaaaagggggaagcgtaaaccgaccttggagggagtataaaaGGAGCTctaggcgagaggcatagagagGATCACTTTTTGGGAgcaaacttagcacttagagcattttaggcaactttccgtttttgttttcgagctgcgactcaattaggtttagccaccttcgggtattagaactagggatctcgccgacagctctcgtagccgaagcacgttaccttgttgttgttacgctcatacgcagattcggaataaaatccttcttgctctctttttacgatttttattttattttctctttattgtcgtgttctgattgcttgacgtgtggtttctcagaaatccgggaccttctgggaaattaggggTTTCccttgtttccttatttatatgaaatattgacggtgcgaatttcggttcccacaaagATATGTCTTCTTCTTCCCGTATTGACCCATTAGACGCATACAATTAAACGTCGGAGCACCGTTCAACGCGTGAATCGAGATTGTAGGGACCATATCGTCGGTATCATTGAGAGTTGTTTCGCGGATCTGTTCCTCTAGAGCAATTTCTTCATCGAATTCTGTGTCAACTTCCAAGAATAAGAACTCAGCACGACGATGCTTGAGTTGATGACCAGGAGTAAGCGGCTCTTCGCAAAACATGCAGAGACCCTTGCGTTTACGTTCTTGCATCTCTTCAAAAGAGACCATTTTCTGTGGTGTGTTGGAGATAAGTGGTTTGTTGTTTTGGCTCTCGACAGTGATAACCGTAGATGGTGTTGAAGAGGTTTGTTGGTTCTTGTTGGATTGTGAGAAATTTGATCGTTGAGAAGAGTTGGAGTTAGGACGAGAGGTCATTGAAGGCGTGTGCGACAGAGATAGCTCATggagttttgatattttatcagCTTCAGGAACAGAGTTGACATTGAACTTTCAAACATGAAGAGCTAGATGTTGATGCATATTGGTCAATGCATGACCCGGAGCTAGCGTGATCCTAGTTATGGGACAATCGAACTTATCCAGGTTCACATCGATGGAGTCGTTTCCTTGTTTCAAGCTGACAAGTTCCGATAATGGATCATCATAGAGTTCGCTTAATCATTCAGATATTGCAGCAACATATTCCGGCCATAATGGAAAAATGTTGTAGCGACTAACGATATATGAGTGGTGTACAATTGATAGTACACCACTCACGGAGTTCTGAACCGTCGAACATAGGAAACCCTATTTTTGTCAATCGAGTCGATAGTCCGTTAGGGAGGGGTGGGTTGTTGTTGTCGACGTTCGTGTGGGTAGTTTTGGCTGCGCTGTAATCTGGGTTGAAGCGGTTTGGCGGGTCTGTTTGTGGACATGTTCCCCCGGAGGTAAGGCCTGAGGTTTCTTCAGTTTGTTTCTCGTCACCATAAAACACATAACCAAGGCTCTAATACCACTTTGTTAGAATTCAGAGGCTTAAAGATGTGACTTTGTCTCAGCATGAACCCACAACAAACCAAGAGAGAAGTAGCTTGAAGTCCAAAAAGAGAGACTGCAGAAACAGAGTTGTGGAAAACGGTGTAGAGAGTTTGgagaagagattagagagtagGAGAATATGGGAGCACACACACAATTTAAGGAGTTCGCGCCCGTTAACGAGGGTCACTACATCTCCCCGAGACTACAGCTCGGAATCCACTAGAAGGTATGACATAGTTACAAAGATACAAGTGATTCACTCATCATATCACTCACGAACTCACTCTAATGTATCTTACTATGTTCTCATGAGAAAACACAAAGCTAGGCTTATGCTTACATGTTTCTCTCACCCTTCTAAGCTATTTGTGTGGCTCAATCTCTCTCTCACGTTCTCAGCCTCCCTTTATAGTGGAGACACCTTCAAACCTAATGCACAAGAGGACAAAGTGGAGAGGCTCCTCCTTGTGGTCCAAAAGTAACTTAACCCATCTTCAACTCACCATACTAACTTGAGTTAAGCCTTGGATTACTTTTGATCTTTATTTGCTTGATCAACAAGTGTTCTTATCTTCACAAATCTCCAACTAAAAACATGTTGATCAACCTAAAAAATTGCACATACTTGAGAGAGAGAATTTCTTCTTCTAGCTTCTTGGATTCCTGTCTCGGCTTCTGAGTATCACTACTCATCCTTGATTCTTAGTAGCTTTAAACACCATAAACCTGCTTGATCCTTGCTGCATTCAACATCTTATTCAATGCACTTCAGCTGTGAAAATTCACCTTGCTGAACCTGAGCCATCAGAACATCTTCATGTCACATGAGTGGTGAAAACCAGCTCTAATACAAATCTGTATTAAGCTCAACTCATCAGTGGCTTCTCCTGGCACCTGCAGCACCTGAATATCTGAAATAACAGCTCAATAAACTCCAGTAGCAAGCTTAGAAAACGTCCACCTTGTTACCCAACAGAAAACTTCATAAGCTTTACCACTCATGGCTTCTCCAATCACATAATATCTTCCATGGCTTCTTTCCTAGCCATAAGTATGTTCCAGTGACTGGAAAAATACCAACACCTCTGCAAAAGTTGATTCCCTTGCTAGCTTCTAGGATTTCCTCATGCGCATTGAGATCAAAACCCTTTGAAGTCACTTGAATCAAATGCAGAAAATCAGAATCATTTAGCTTCTAGCTTGAAGCTTCTTGATTCAACTTGTAGTTAATCTCACTGATAGCTTATACTATCTGAGACTCACATCTTCAACCTATTTAACCAAGCAATCCCAGAACagaacactacaagaaaaatcgGTATTAGTAGCACCCGAAAAACGCTATCATAGGGTTCTCGTAGCGTTTCGAAGAACGCCGTGACAGCCGCAGCTATAATAGAGCCCCCACTTATCATAGCGTTTTTTCATGTGCTATAATAAATAGACATATTGTAGCGGTAAACGTCTGCTCTTAATTAATCTTTTTATAGCATTGATTTATTGCTATAATGTATATTTTCATGACATTTTTATAAGGCtgtaaaaatgttataataaCATAGATACAATGCTATGTTATTATttctcatttatattttattaattgaaattataaattagtatattttaatccaggtttaaaattagaattaaattctaatataattggtttgtgaaaagaaatatttattattaaaaattttggtttACAAATGTATGGGTTTATTACAAAAACCGGTTTACATACAAATCTGGTTTATTAACTAACCCTAACCAAACCTAACCTAACTAAGCCTAACTAAATCACGTTCTTCTTCAATCTCCGCCGCCACGACGCCTAGACCACCAGCCACGACCACCACCGTTCGATCTGCTCGTCATCTTCGTACGCGTCTCTGTCTGCTCTTCAATCTCCATCGTTGCTTATTCCTCTGCCTCCGCCTCTTCTCTCCATCTCCGgctgttcttcatcttcttcatctcctggTTATCTTGAAACccagttttcaaaacaaaaacagaaaaagattcaaactttcatCAACAGTTTCAGACAGGGAGACAATCCGAATTTGGCACTTCACATCATAACTACAAGACAGATTTAGAGAAAcccttttagaaaaaaaaccagGAAACTCTGATGAATAATCCAAATCACGGACTAAAAAGTTTAGCCATATCACCTTCAAGTCTCTGAAATCAGGGCTTTCGATTTCCGACGAgtaattgaaaagaaaaagagatgcAGTGTCGTGActgtgagagagaagagagaggagagaaatcTGAGAAACAAGAAACGAgaaaaggaggaagaagaaaagaaagaaaaaaataataaatgtgtTTAATTGTATCCGTTGGATGAGAGTTAATGAATGGCTGTGAACCATTGATTTGTTGTGATCCATGCCATAAAAAAATTGACCAATAGGAAGAAAGTGTGAGGATAGATAGACAAAATGATTTTGGGCCTttgatcaaaatcaaaatcaatggctctaaaaaaacaatacaaattatctctctaattatttatagttattgTAAAAGTTATTTAAACTTTAACTTGGTgatttaactttattttgtaaatttataatttgaaatattatatatataatttggagtaatatatttatcttatgggaattattaattatttataatttaagatttgatattttatgGTATATGTTAATATGAGGTaagtggtttagggtttagggttaaaatttataattaatattatagttTGAGTTGTAGCATATAATGGAGtttaagtttaaatttatattataaatttgaaaattttagatttgTGACTTTGTATGTAAGGTTTAAGTTTGGAgtttagggtattagatttaGGGTGTACATTTAAGATTAGTGTTTCAAATTTAGGTTTCATTTAATGATATAAGATTATCAAGAtgataagatttaaaatttaaactaaatcaaACTAATGATATAAACTTAACAAGATGATTaataggtttagggtttggaatATAGTGTTTTGAGGtatgtggtttagggtttagagtatgAGATTTAGGATGTAGATTAAAGATTTAGTTTTTGAGTctatacatttaaaaatattaaattttagtttaaatttaagatttaagttacactatgaaaatattaaagtttattatgaaatttctaaacataatctttattttattatgaaatttcaaaatttagtgGGAAAtcataaaagaatattatttacaaatcaaaattttaaacagaacttttataaatatcattaatcaTTCTTTTGCTAATCATCCTCTTTTTTCATTGATAAAAATGTATTGCATAAATTATAAACTGCAAACTGATTTACaactaaaatatacatattatatattgcaTTAAATTCATCAACCATACATTTTACATAGAATTTCCAAGTCTTACCCTAACATCAAACATGTGTTATACTATCACCATAACTCTTAGTCAAGTCTTATACTAACTCTATTTCCTGAATTCCTCAAAGTAAAATGCTTCTCGCTCCTTGGCTTTCTCTCCACATCTGGTCCCAGTTTGTGTATTTGTGGtcaaattgttaaaaatatctGCAAACACAGCAACGTGTAACCATCATTTACCACTGAAGAATGCTAAATGCTAAATAGAGATCAGTGACTAAAGTTTCAAACTGTGTAAGATGTGTAGAGGACACTCAATGATAATCTGCATAGAAAGATTACAACTTTTAACTATTTGATCTACCAACGCTATATGTCAAATTAATATCACCCTCATACTTGCCTACTTGGGAAATAGTCACATGAAAGTTGCATAAAAGATCATAAAGAGAGCAAGAACGAAACATGGCTCTCAGCTTAAACTGCACTGTAACAATTATCAAAGTATAAACAGCATCCCTAGATATATACGATCCCAAACGTCCATAGATACAGAGACAAACACAATGAAAAGCAATGCCAAAAAGATCAGAAATCACAAACCATAACTGGAACTGAGACTTCAAAGCCATAATTTTGTCTACTAACTATATATTAAGCACTCATTGGtcaaaataatcaataaaaatgtaaactttaTATCATATTCATGGTCCTAAGATCTACAAAGACAGATCTAAAGCTTGCTTAAGCTCTTCAGACATAACAGTCTACTTCATACAGTCTTACGGATCAATGTAGCTTTAAAATGGGCAGGTTGATTCAACAAGCCTAAACATACCTTAGCGCGAGAAGTGGATACCCTGAAGCAATCAGCATTCATCCTCACAAGACACAACCCAGGAAAGATAACCTACACTCACAGACATTCACGATACACTATAAAAAACAATCTTCTTGCTGAAGTTTTGTGTGAGGCAATTCGTCGAACACTTTGTGACTTACATCGAGATATTTCTGCAAGGTCTTCGTCCTCTTTCGCGGTCGACTGAGACGGCCTGTTCCCATCATGCTGAACACGTCTTCCTCGATCTCGTCGCGAGACAGAGCCGCCCAGAGCCTGTGATTCTTGGTCTTCACCTCAACAACGCCGCCGTAGCCTAATCCGGGAGACTCCGCCGGAATCTCTCTCTGCCTGTTCGATTTTGCCTCCACCGCTGCAATTGGTTTCTGATTCTTCGCCGCCTCCGAAGCTCCTCCTCTGCCGCACGCCTCCGAGGGGACCACATGtgagagaagaaagaaaccgTGGAGAGACTTCATATTCGCCGGTGAGGCAGACATTGGGGACGAGATTTGGAGTTATCGTCACTGCAACTCCGACACAAGCTCCTTCGTGGCTTAGTCTCGCGAAGAGATCTAATACTCTTCAATTTCAATTTGAAAACCCAAATCTCATTTCGCAACACATacgagaacaaaaaaaaattatttctacaAAGCCAAATATTATGGTGCCAAATGTGTTTTTTCACTAAGTATTTGGCGCTCGTAAATGTTACAGagattaaaaaatagatttttgacTTCCCGCTTCTTAAAAATCCTACAAAATGCTGCATAACACTACTTTAACGCTGCAATAAAGTAAGACATTCCAACTAGACACTTTTAGTAGCAGTTTGTGAATTCGTGCTACGGTGATGTGCTACCAATactcatatttcttgtagtggaaCCCCGCTCCACCATCTTGTTAAAACAGACCACACTAGCAGCTTGAAACCCCACTACTAGCAACCTTGAATATGTCTCTTATCAACAACTTCTTGTGACATCCCTGAGACATTCCATATAACAGCTTAGCCATCAACTCTAGAACCCTTGATGTCTCTTTCATGCTGTAAAGAACAACCTGCAATACTTCTTCTTGTATGCAGCCTCCACCAAAACGAGTTTGGCCCTTGCATCTTCCAGTTTACAGCCTTGAACCgacattcttcttcctgaataTCCTTCACTTTGCTGACCAGAAAATGACTTCTGATGAGTAAAAACTTATGTAGACTCCTCATTATGCAACTAAGACAACTTTCACTCTCCTGAGTTGTTGTCTTTCTAATGCAACTTGATCTCTGCATTTTCATTCTTTTAGGACTTATTTTCCAGAACCTGACACCAGCTTTGAGATGTGTTGATCATCTCATCAAGAGTTACAAGAGATCCAGGAAACACATGAGCCAAAAGATTCTTACAAATGCGTCATATCTGTTCTGCACTCTACTCTGCTCTTGTTCATGAATTTTCATCCAGCTTATACTCGAATGAAAAATCTGAACTTCTCCTTGGGTTCATGCCAAAGATACAACTTCATGTCTTCTCTCTGAAACCTTCCAGAAACCTTCAATTCTGACTATCCTCATCAACAGCCAGCTTCAAATCACATCTGAAAACAACCTCTTACCATCAGATTATAATCTCTCTTGAGCTGAAAACCAGTTGACACACCATCAGTTGTTCActtgctttcttctttgcatACAGAACTTAAATGAATCTGATATAACAGTGAGTTACACAGCCCTTTAACTATTTTTATCTTCCGCTAAACACTTGAGACAACCTCCAAGTATAGCTCCACCtggaatataaaaaatatcatttaagaTATGCAGTGCTCTTCTTGTAGGAACAATACTCCACCTGAAATTATAACCACTTGGACATACTTTGTCTCTATAAGCTCAGGTTCACAAATCAGAGTTAGGATCACTCTTCCACGTATCTTTGATCCACTCCCACGTTCTTATGCATCAGATTGAGTCACCATCTTCCTTGAGAAAGTGTGCCAAAACCTGTGAcacaacttcttcttcttgcagCCATCTCAACTGATCCATTTGCAACCAGAAAACCATTAAGAACTTCTCTTTACCAGCAGCACTGTCTCTTAGAGCATTCTTCATGTTGTGATGATGTTACAACTTAGGCTGATACATCAACAAACCATGCTTCTATCCCACAAATCAGAAATCTTGTAGTCTCTTGTCGCCAAAAAATACAACCATACTAGTCTTGCACCGCTTTTGATAAACAGGACACGCTACCTAACTCCTCTAGCTAGGAAGACTTTCGATACCAGATTGTAGTATACATGTTGCATAAAAAATGCATTCAAAGATAATGCTCGTGAATCATGATATCTCCAATGCCTTCAGCTTCTAGACCACCGGAATCTTCTTCAATATCTGCAGAACTGATTCAAATACAAGATAACCTTCTGAGAAAACAATACTCCACCTGAGACAAAACTACTCCTTTTCACTAAGATTCAATCCAGCAGAAAACTCCATGTGTTACACCAAACACAAATCTTCGCTACTTCCAACTTCCATCTTTTCAAGAGCTTACACTTCTTGAAACATGAACTTGGAAACTTCCCTGTATACACTCAAGCTCACAGGAGCTCAA
It encodes:
- the LOC130494376 gene encoding uncharacterized protein LOC130494376 isoform X2; this translates as MSASPANMKSLHGFFLLSHVVPSEACGRGGASEAAKNQKPIAAVEAKSNRQREIPAESPGLGYGGVVEVKTKNHRLWAALSRDEIEEDVFSMMGTGRLSRPRKRTKTLQKYLDVIFPGLCLVRMNADCFRVSTSRAKIFLTI
- the LOC130494376 gene encoding uncharacterized protein LOC130494376 isoform X1: MSASPANMKSLHGFFLLSHVVPSEACGRGGASEAAKNQKPIAAVEAKSNRQREIPAESPGLGYGGVVEVKTKNHRLWAALSRDEIEEDVFSMMGTGRLSRPRKRTKTLQKYLDVIFPGLCLVRMNADCFRVSTSRAKVCLGLLNQPAHFKATLIRKTV